The proteins below are encoded in one region of Ferruginibacter lapsinanis:
- the rseP gene encoding RIP metalloprotease RseP: MTLLAINWGNVGIQVFYLILSLSILVILHEFGHYITAKWFGCRVEKFYLFFNPWFSLVKKKVGETEYGIGWLPLGGYVKIAGMIDESMDKEAMKLPPQSYEFRSKPAWQRLIIMLGGIIVNILLAFFIYAMVLFVWGETKVPNASVKNGIWVQDSVLYELSLRNGDKILAVDGKPMEFFDEIQAKLLLSKNITIERNGVQSNITMPHNFIERLVENKKKTGMLLMQRIPPYVGAYDAKDSSNGKKAGLQEMDKIIAIDSLPVAFYDEMPVILASRKNQKVNLSVDRKGTLINVQANVNEDGKIGLPFLTLEQFDSLGVFKLDKKKYGLLEAIPAGISMAMGKLKFYIDQFKLILSPSTGAYKGLGGFKSMGSIFPTQWGEWESFWRITGFLSIVLAFMNLLPIPALDGGHVVFTLVEMITGRKPSEKFLEYAQIVGMILLLGLMLFANGNDWFGWGRGK, translated from the coding sequence ATGACATTATTAGCAATCAATTGGGGCAACGTAGGAATACAGGTTTTCTATCTGATCCTGTCTTTATCAATATTAGTGATCCTGCATGAATTCGGACATTATATCACCGCCAAATGGTTTGGCTGCAGGGTAGAAAAATTTTATCTGTTCTTTAATCCTTGGTTTTCTTTAGTTAAAAAGAAAGTAGGTGAAACAGAATATGGTATTGGTTGGTTACCCTTAGGCGGCTATGTAAAAATTGCCGGCATGATTGATGAAAGTATGGATAAAGAAGCAATGAAATTGCCACCTCAATCATATGAATTCAGAAGTAAGCCGGCCTGGCAACGTTTGATCATTATGTTGGGAGGTATTATTGTAAATATCTTATTGGCATTTTTTATTTACGCAATGGTATTATTTGTTTGGGGAGAAACCAAGGTGCCTAATGCTTCTGTAAAAAATGGTATTTGGGTACAGGATAGTGTGTTATATGAATTAAGTCTTCGTAACGGAGATAAAATATTGGCAGTGGATGGCAAGCCGATGGAATTTTTTGATGAGATCCAGGCGAAATTATTATTGAGTAAAAATATTACGATAGAAAGAAATGGTGTGCAAAGCAATATAACAATGCCTCATAATTTTATTGAGCGTTTGGTAGAAAATAAAAAGAAAACGGGGATGTTATTAATGCAGCGTATTCCTCCGTATGTGGGGGCTTATGATGCAAAAGATTCTTCCAACGGGAAAAAAGCCGGCTTGCAGGAAATGGATAAAATTATTGCGATAGATTCTTTGCCTGTAGCTTTCTATGATGAGATGCCTGTGATTCTTGCGAGCAGAAAGAATCAAAAAGTAAACTTAAGTGTTGATAGAAAAGGTACGTTGATCAATGTACAGGCAAATGTAAATGAGGATGGAAAAATAGGATTACCTTTTTTAACATTGGAGCAGTTTGATAGTTTGGGTGTATTTAAATTAGATAAAAAGAAATACGGTCTATTAGAAGCAATACCTGCAGGCATTTCAATGGCAATGGGAAAATTAAAATTTTATATTGATCAGTTTAAATTGATATTAAGTCCTAGTACCGGAGCCTATAAAGGCTTAGGTGGTTTTAAATCTATGGGATCTATCTTTCCTACACAATGGGGAGAATGGGAGTCCTTCTGGAGAATCACCGGGTTCTTATCTATTGTATTGGCATTTATGAATTTATTACCAATACCGGCACTAGATGGAGGACATGTAGTATTTACTCTTGTAGAAATGATCACGGGCAGAAAACCGAGTGAAAAATTTTTAGAGTATGCTCAAATTGTTGGCATGATTCTATTGTTAGGTTTAATGCTCTTCGCCAATGGCAATGATTGGTTTGGTTGGGGGAGAGGAAAATAA
- a CDS encoding N-acetylornithine carbamoyltransferase, producing MKNFISVKDVADINALVAKAIAYKANPFADKNLGAGKRIGLLFLNPSLRTRLSTHVAAQNLGLEPIVFNVDKDGWALEFEDGAIMSGNTVEHVKDAAPILGNYFDILCIRAFPTLRNKEEDYSEEVMKSFIKYAGIPIVSLESATLHPLQSLTDILTIKECLPTVPPLGGGGGKPKVVLTWAPHIKPLPQCVPNSFAEWVNAWGEAEFVITHPEDYELDEQFTKGATITQDQDAALKDADFVYVKNWSTYTDYGRIYCNDPKWMLTEEKLKLTNNAKIMHCLPVRRNVELSDEVLDSANSIVTQQASNRVWAAQAVLAEILKNK from the coding sequence TTGAAAAATTTTATTTCAGTAAAAGATGTTGCCGATATCAATGCATTAGTTGCAAAAGCGATTGCATACAAGGCAAATCCCTTTGCCGATAAAAATTTAGGTGCAGGCAAAAGAATAGGGTTATTATTTTTGAATCCTTCTCTACGTACAAGATTAAGTACACATGTGGCGGCTCAAAACTTAGGACTGGAGCCAATTGTATTCAACGTAGACAAAGACGGCTGGGCGTTGGAATTTGAAGATGGTGCCATCATGAGTGGCAACACAGTTGAACACGTTAAAGATGCAGCGCCGATCCTGGGTAATTATTTCGATATACTATGTATCCGTGCATTTCCAACGTTAAGAAATAAAGAGGAAGATTATAGTGAAGAGGTAATGAAGTCTTTTATTAAATATGCTGGCATCCCAATTGTGAGTTTAGAGAGTGCGACATTGCATCCTTTACAATCGCTTACCGACATTCTTACAATTAAAGAGTGTCTTCCTACAGTTCCCCCTTTAGGGGGCGGAGGGGGAAAACCTAAAGTTGTTTTAACCTGGGCTCCTCACATCAAACCCTTACCTCAATGTGTTCCTAACTCATTTGCAGAATGGGTCAATGCCTGGGGTGAAGCTGAATTTGTGATCACACATCCGGAAGATTATGAACTGGATGAACAATTTACAAAAGGCGCAACCATTACACAAGATCAGGATGCGGCATTGAAAGATGCGGATTTTGTGTATGTAAAAAACTGGAGTACTTATACTGATTACGGAAGAATCTATTGCAACGATCCAAAATGGATGTTGACAGAAGAAAAATTAAAGCTCACTAACAATGCGAAAATTATGCACTGTTTGCCTGTAAGAAGAAATGTGGAATTAAGTGATGAAGTATTGGATAGCGCAAATAGTATCGTAACACAACAGGCATCAAACAGAGTTTGGGCTGCACAAGCTGTATTAGCAGAAATTTTGAAGAATAAATAA
- the argC gene encoding N-acetyl-gamma-glutamyl-phosphate reductase has protein sequence MIKAGIIGAAGYTGGELIRLLINHPEVEIAFAQSGSNAGNLLSKVHADLVGETDLKFSESHNYDVDVIFFCAGHGEAKKFVAANDIPSNIKLIDIGNDFRLNADAEINGRTFIYGLPELQREKIKTANNIANPGCFATAIQVGLLPLAKAGLLPKEIYTTGITGSTGAGQSLSATSHFSWRQNNISAYKTLTHQHNDEIQQSLHQLQNVFPAAPKDGGLSFIPWRGDFTRGIFISSQFKCELSLEELNVLYSEYYNEHPFTTVIKEPLFLKQVVNTNKAIIQLEKAGSTLVVHSAIDNLLKGASGQAVQNMNLIFGLEETAGLKLKANYF, from the coding sequence ATGATCAAAGCAGGTATTATAGGGGCAGCAGGTTATACAGGTGGTGAATTAATAAGGTTGCTTATTAATCATCCTGAAGTTGAAATTGCATTTGCACAAAGCGGAAGCAATGCTGGTAATCTATTATCCAAAGTTCATGCTGATCTTGTAGGAGAAACTGATCTGAAATTTTCTGAATCACACAACTATGATGTTGATGTGATTTTCTTTTGTGCCGGTCACGGAGAAGCAAAGAAATTTGTTGCAGCCAATGATATTCCATCTAACATAAAATTAATTGATATCGGCAATGATTTCAGGTTGAATGCCGATGCCGAAATAAATGGAAGAACATTTATTTATGGTCTTCCTGAATTACAAAGAGAAAAAATAAAAACAGCCAATAATATTGCTAATCCCGGTTGTTTCGCAACAGCCATACAAGTTGGTTTATTACCTTTGGCAAAAGCAGGTTTGTTGCCGAAAGAAATTTATACTACAGGCATTACCGGTAGTACAGGAGCCGGGCAATCATTATCCGCTACATCACATTTCAGTTGGAGACAAAATAATATCTCTGCTTACAAAACATTGACGCATCAACATAATGATGAGATACAGCAATCGCTTCATCAGTTGCAAAATGTTTTTCCTGCAGCGCCAAAAGATGGCGGATTAAGTTTCATACCGTGGAGGGGTGATTTTACAAGAGGTATTTTTATCAGCTCGCAATTTAAATGTGAGCTAAGTCTTGAAGAGTTGAATGTGTTGTACTCAGAATATTATAACGAACACCCTTTTACAACTGTGATCAAAGAACCTTTGTTCTTGAAGCAAGTAGTGAATACCAATAAAGCAATTATTCAGTTAGAAAAAGCAGGTTCTACATTGGTAGTGCATTCTGCAATTGATAATTTATTGAAAGGGGCAAGCGGACAAGCGGTACAGAACATGAACCTGATCTTTGGGCTAGAAGAGACTGCTGGATTGAAACTAAAAGCAAATTATTTCTAA
- the argB gene encoding acetylglutamate kinase, producing MDKVFVIKIGGNVIDKESALDSFLKTFAAVEGKKILIHGGGKIATKIGEQLGIKSNYVNGRRITDADTIDLVTMVYGGLVNKKVVAKLQSLNCNAIGLTGADANIIPAVKRPITKDGIDFGFVGDVDNKQLAIGNLQLLLDAGLMPIIAPLTHDGKGQMLNTNADTVASSLAVALSKSYDVRLVYCFEKKGVLENVEDENSVITLITKDIYQQLLNENKLFDGILPKIDNAFDAINSGVKEVLIGDANDLLQNVTNETKGTLIK from the coding sequence ATGGATAAAGTATTTGTCATAAAGATCGGTGGAAATGTAATAGATAAGGAATCAGCATTGGATTCATTTCTTAAAACATTTGCTGCTGTTGAGGGAAAGAAGATATTAATTCATGGCGGAGGAAAGATCGCAACAAAAATAGGAGAGCAGTTGGGCATTAAATCTAACTACGTAAATGGCAGAAGGATCACAGATGCTGATACCATAGACCTGGTTACGATGGTGTATGGCGGGTTGGTAAATAAAAAAGTTGTTGCAAAATTGCAATCATTGAATTGTAACGCTATTGGCTTGACAGGTGCTGATGCAAATATTATTCCTGCTGTAAAAAGACCGATCACAAAAGATGGGATAGATTTTGGGTTTGTTGGGGACGTTGACAATAAGCAATTGGCAATTGGCAATTTACAATTGTTATTAGATGCAGGTCTTATGCCGATAATTGCACCTCTAACACATGATGGTAAAGGGCAAATGCTGAATACCAACGCAGATACGGTAGCTTCAAGTCTTGCGGTGGCTTTATCTAAAAGCTATGATGTAAGGTTGGTCTATTGTTTTGAAAAGAAAGGGGTGTTGGAAAATGTGGAAGATGAAAACTCGGTCATCACCTTAATTACAAAAGATATTTATCAGCAATTGCTGAATGAGAATAAATTATTCGATGGCATACTGCCTAAAATTGATAATGCTTTTGATGCTATTAACAGTGGCGTAAAAGAAGTATTGATCGGCGATGCAAACGATTTGTTGCAGAACGTAACAAACGAAACAAAAGGAACCTTAATAAAATAG
- a CDS encoding 1-deoxy-D-xylulose-5-phosphate reductoisomerase: MSQKKRIAIFGSTGSIGTQSLEVIRANPELFEVEILTAQTKDELLVAQALEFKPNAVVIGDETKYQKVKDALAGTDTKVFAGEDALEEAADFDTYDFMMAGIVGFAGLKPTLKAAQKGKAIGLANKETLVVAGDIVMQTAVENRSPIIPVDSEHSAIFQCLVGEGRNAIEKIILTASGGPFFGKKPNFLVNVKRDHALQHPNWNMGAKISVDSATLMNKGLEMIEAKWLFNLKPEQIQVVIHPQSIIHSMVQFEDGSIKAQMGLPDMKLPIQYAMTFPQRIKNDFPRFEFRRFANLSFEEPDVKTFRNLALATEALFKGGNMPCILNAANEIAVWAFLRNRIGFLDITAVVEKTIQNTAFIESPTLEEYFESDGEARNFAASLIKL; encoded by the coding sequence ATGAGTCAAAAAAAACGCATAGCAATATTTGGTTCCACCGGTTCAATAGGTACACAATCATTAGAAGTGATCCGTGCTAATCCTGAATTATTTGAGGTAGAGATATTAACTGCACAAACAAAAGATGAATTGCTGGTTGCGCAAGCTTTGGAATTTAAACCGAATGCTGTTGTGATCGGAGACGAAACAAAATACCAGAAAGTAAAGGATGCATTAGCAGGTACAGATACAAAAGTTTTTGCAGGCGAAGATGCTTTGGAAGAAGCTGCGGATTTTGATACCTACGATTTTATGATGGCTGGTATTGTTGGTTTTGCAGGGTTAAAACCTACATTAAAAGCGGCACAGAAAGGGAAGGCGATTGGTTTGGCAAATAAAGAAACATTGGTGGTGGCAGGAGATATTGTAATGCAAACTGCTGTTGAAAATCGTTCGCCAATTATTCCTGTTGATAGCGAACACTCTGCTATTTTTCAATGTTTGGTTGGTGAAGGACGAAATGCCATTGAGAAAATTATATTGACAGCAAGTGGTGGCCCTTTCTTTGGGAAGAAGCCTAATTTTTTGGTGAATGTAAAAAGAGATCATGCATTGCAACATCCAAACTGGAATATGGGGGCAAAAATTTCTGTTGATTCTGCCACATTGATGAACAAAGGGTTGGAGATGATAGAAGCAAAATGGTTGTTTAATTTAAAGCCCGAACAAATACAGGTAGTGATTCATCCGCAAAGTATTATTCATAGTATGGTACAGTTTGAGGATGGCAGTATAAAAGCTCAAATGGGATTGCCGGATATGAAATTGCCGATACAATATGCAATGACTTTCCCCCAACGTATAAAGAATGATTTCCCTCGATTTGAGTTTCGCAGGTTTGCCAACCTTAGTTTTGAGGAGCCTGATGTTAAAACTTTCAGAAATTTAGCATTGGCGACAGAGGCCTTATTTAAGGGAGGAAATATGCCTTGCATATTAAACGCTGCTAATGAGATTGCCGTGTGGGCCTTTCTACGCAACCGTATTGGCTTTTTAGATATCACTGCCGTTGTGGAAAAAACTATCCAAAACACTGCATTTATCGAATCTCCAACACTTGAAGAATATTTTGAAAGCGATGGGGAAGCCCGTAATTTTGCGGCTTCGCTGATCAAGTTGTAA
- a CDS encoding GNAT family N-acetyltransferase gives MAASAQARGTGIAKRSPEYIDQKISEGKAVIAVTKEGEWVGFCYIETWEGEYVANSGLIVAPAYRKSGVAKSIKEKIFALSREKYPNAKIFGLTTGLAVMKINSDLGYEPVTYSELTQDEAFWAGCKSCVNYDILMSKGRKNCMCTAMLYDPADHFEPEETKEDFKKNSKIYERFMEVKQSRFLKILKRRQNSGGGPSPKSMFRQIFNF, from the coding sequence ATGGCTGCGTCCGCTCAAGCCAGAGGAACAGGTATTGCAAAACGTTCACCGGAATATATCGATCAAAAAATAAGTGAGGGGAAGGCAGTTATCGCTGTTACTAAAGAGGGTGAATGGGTAGGCTTTTGTTATATCGAAACCTGGGAAGGTGAGTATGTAGCCAATAGCGGGTTAATTGTTGCACCTGCTTACAGAAAAAGCGGCGTTGCAAAATCTATCAAAGAAAAAATATTTGCGTTAAGCAGAGAAAAATATCCAAATGCAAAAATATTCGGACTGACAACCGGGCTTGCGGTGATGAAGATAAATTCAGATCTGGGGTACGAACCGGTAACCTATTCTGAGTTGACACAAGATGAAGCATTTTGGGCAGGTTGTAAAAGCTGCGTTAATTATGATATCTTAATGAGTAAGGGAAGAAAGAACTGTATGTGTACAGCTATGTTGTACGATCCTGCAGATCATTTTGAGCCGGAAGAAACAAAAGAAGATTTCAAAAAGAATTCGAAGATCTACGAACGTTTTATGGAAGTAAAACAAAGCAGGTTTTTGAAAATATTAAAACGTAGACAAAACAGCGGCGGTGGTCCGTCTCCAAAATCTATGTTCAGGCAAATATTTAATTTTTAA
- the argG gene encoding argininosuccinate synthase yields the protein MSKKVVLGFSGGLDTSYCVKYLTDELGYEVHSVIVNTGGFNEEELKHIEQHAYKLGVKTHTTVDAVESYYESIIKYLIFGNCLKNNTYPLSVSAERLSQAMHIAEHAKNLQAEAVVHGSTGAGNDQVRFDMILNIDVPGIEIITPIRDMKLCREEEIAYLKSKGVEMNFEKSMYSINKGLWGTSVGGKETLNSKGMLPESAWPTQVTKSGSEEVKLHFVKGELKSVNDKHFEHPASAIQYLQTIAGPYGVGRDIHVGDTIIGIKGRVGFEAAAPMVIIKAHHALEKHVLTKWQLQWKDTLSQFYGNWMHEGQILDPVMRDIEAYLEKSQRKVTGDVFVQLNPYHFQIIGIESDNDLMSAKFGKYGEMNTGFTGEDVRGFTKIFGNQVGIYHSVCETNKDKK from the coding sequence ATGAGCAAAAAAGTTGTATTAGGTTTTAGCGGAGGTTTAGATACTTCGTATTGTGTAAAATATCTTACAGATGAATTAGGATATGAAGTACATTCTGTTATTGTAAATACAGGTGGTTTTAATGAAGAAGAATTGAAACACATCGAACAACATGCTTACAAGCTTGGAGTAAAAACACATACAACAGTAGATGCAGTAGAAAGTTATTACGAGTCGATCATTAAGTATTTGATCTTCGGTAATTGCTTAAAAAATAATACCTATCCATTAAGTGTAAGTGCAGAAAGATTAAGTCAGGCGATGCATATTGCTGAACATGCAAAGAATTTGCAGGCTGAAGCAGTAGTGCATGGAAGTACCGGTGCTGGTAATGACCAGGTTCGTTTTGATATGATATTGAATATTGATGTGCCGGGGATAGAAATTATCACACCAATACGTGATATGAAATTATGCCGTGAAGAAGAAATTGCTTATTTAAAAAGCAAAGGGGTGGAAATGAATTTTGAGAAGTCAATGTATTCAATCAATAAAGGTTTATGGGGCACAAGTGTTGGCGGTAAGGAAACATTGAATAGTAAAGGTATGTTGCCTGAAAGCGCATGGCCCACACAGGTTACAAAATCAGGTAGCGAGGAAGTGAAATTGCATTTTGTAAAGGGGGAATTGAAATCGGTGAATGATAAACATTTTGAACATCCTGCAAGCGCCATACAATATTTACAAACTATTGCTGGTCCTTATGGAGTAGGAAGAGATATACATGTTGGAGATACTATCATTGGGATCAAAGGTCGTGTTGGTTTTGAAGCAGCTGCGCCAATGGTGATCATTAAAGCGCATCATGCATTGGAAAAACATGTGTTGACCAAATGGCAATTGCAATGGAAAGATACTTTATCACAATTCTACGGCAACTGGATGCATGAAGGGCAAATTTTAGATCCTGTGATGAGAGATATTGAAGCGTATTTAGAAAAAAGCCAGCGTAAAGTAACGGGTGATGTATTCGTTCAATTGAATCCATATCATTTCCAGATTATCGGTATTGAAAGTGATAACGACCTGATGAGTGCGAAGTTTGGTAAGTATGGCGAAATGAATACAGGATTCACCGGAGAAGATGTAAGAGGCTTTACGAAAATATTTGGTAACCAGGTTGGAATATATCACAGTGTTTGTGAAACAAATAAAGATAAAAAATGA
- a CDS encoding aspartate aminotransferase family protein yields the protein MKLFDVYPLNDIVIERAEGSYVWDDKGQKYLDLYGGHAVISIGHTHPHYVKRLEDQLHKVGFYSNSIKIPLQVQLAEKLGTISGKEDYQLFLCNSGAEANENALKAASFYNGRKKIIAFTKAFHGRTSLAVAVTDNPNIVAPVNQTDNVVFLPFNDEAALQAYFDTNGNEVCAVIIEGIQGVGGIRVASDSFLQLIRSLCDQYNSIFIADSVQCGYGRTGKFYSHDHSGVNADIYTMAKGMGNGFPVAGVSISPKIPAKHFMLGTTFGGNHLACAAALAVLEIIEQDNLMANAATVGNYLVEELKKLPNIKEIRGKGLMIGIELPEELKDVKKNLLFKHKIFTGEAKPNVIRLLPALNITKVEADIFLKALKSELVLTPETV from the coding sequence ATGAAACTTTTTGATGTATACCCTTTAAATGATATCGTAATTGAAAGGGCAGAGGGTTCCTATGTTTGGGATGATAAAGGACAAAAATACCTTGACCTGTATGGCGGTCATGCGGTAATTAGTATTGGCCATACACATCCGCATTATGTAAAACGATTAGAAGATCAATTGCATAAAGTTGGGTTCTATTCTAACTCAATAAAAATTCCTCTGCAGGTTCAATTAGCAGAGAAATTAGGTACAATAAGTGGCAAAGAAGATTATCAATTGTTTTTGTGCAACTCAGGTGCAGAAGCAAATGAGAATGCATTGAAAGCTGCATCTTTTTACAATGGTAGAAAAAAGATCATTGCATTTACAAAAGCGTTTCACGGACGTACATCTTTGGCGGTAGCTGTTACAGATAATCCGAATATTGTTGCACCGGTGAACCAAACAGATAATGTGGTGTTCTTGCCTTTTAATGATGAAGCTGCATTACAAGCATATTTTGATACAAATGGCAATGAAGTTTGTGCGGTGATCATTGAGGGGATACAAGGTGTAGGTGGTATCAGGGTTGCATCTGATTCGTTCTTACAATTGATAAGAAGTCTATGCGATCAATACAATAGTATATTCATTGCCGATAGTGTTCAATGCGGTTACGGAAGAACAGGGAAATTCTATAGCCATGATCATAGTGGTGTAAATGCCGATATATATACGATGGCAAAAGGAATGGGGAATGGGTTTCCTGTTGCAGGAGTTTCTATCTCACCAAAGATACCTGCCAAACATTTTATGTTGGGTACAACATTCGGAGGTAATCATTTAGCTTGCGCCGCAGCTTTAGCTGTGTTAGAAATTATTGAACAGGATAATTTAATGGCGAACGCAGCAACTGTTGGTAATTATCTGGTTGAAGAGTTGAAAAAATTGCCGAATATAAAAGAAATTAGAGGAAAAGGGTTAATGATAGGGATTGAATTACCTGAAGAACTAAAAGACGTGAAGAAGAATTTGTTATTCAAGCACAAAATATTTACCGGTGAAGCAAAACCAAATGTGATCAGGTTATTACCAGCTTTGAATATTACAAAGGTTGAAGCTGATATATTTTTGAAGGCTTTAAAAAGTGAATTAGTGCTTACTCCCGAAACAGTTTAA
- a CDS encoding M20 family metallo-hydrolase: MIETLYADALGLLKQLIATPSFSKEENDTAEIIINFFESHGIPCQRVGNNIYAKNKYYDVNKPSVLLNSHHDTVKPNKGYTLDPFTPIEKDGKLFGLGSNDAGGCLVSLIATFLHFYDRNDISHNVVFAASAEEEISGVNGIELVLPFLGNIDFGIVGEPTKLEMAVAERGLMVIDCTAPGRAGHAARKEGENALYNALDDINWIRNYQFPKVSELLGESRLTVTVIETENKQHNVVPSTCKFVIDVRVNELYSFEEILEALKANLKSTFKPRTTRMKSTSIALDHPLVKAGIALGKGYYGSPTTSDKALMPFSTLKMGPGDSARSHTADEFIYLDEIKDGIATYIKMVEQIV; the protein is encoded by the coding sequence ATGATTGAAACTTTGTATGCAGATGCATTGGGGTTATTGAAACAACTGATCGCTACGCCTTCTTTTTCTAAAGAAGAAAATGATACGGCAGAGATCATTATAAACTTTTTTGAAAGTCATGGCATTCCATGTCAGAGAGTGGGTAATAATATCTATGCAAAGAATAAATATTATGATGTAAACAAGCCATCAGTGTTGTTAAATTCACATCATGATACAGTTAAACCTAATAAAGGTTATACGTTAGATCCATTTACACCGATAGAGAAAGATGGCAAATTGTTTGGATTGGGTAGCAATGATGCAGGAGGGTGTTTGGTTTCATTGATCGCTACATTTTTGCATTTTTATGATAGAAATGATATCAGTCACAATGTGGTATTTGCAGCCAGTGCAGAAGAAGAGATCAGTGGGGTGAATGGCATTGAACTGGTTTTACCTTTCTTAGGTAATATTGATTTTGGAATTGTTGGGGAACCGACAAAATTAGAAATGGCTGTTGCAGAAAGAGGGCTGATGGTAATTGATTGTACAGCACCCGGCAGGGCAGGGCATGCAGCTCGTAAAGAGGGAGAGAATGCATTGTACAATGCTTTAGATGATATTAACTGGATAAGAAATTATCAGTTTCCAAAGGTTAGTGAGTTGTTGGGTGAATCTCGTTTAACCGTAACAGTTATTGAGACTGAAAACAAACAACACAATGTAGTTCCTTCTACCTGTAAGTTTGTAATTGATGTGAGGGTGAATGAACTGTACAGCTTCGAAGAAATTTTAGAAGCATTAAAAGCTAACCTGAAAAGTACTTTCAAGCCACGTACAACAAGAATGAAATCGACCTCTATTGCGTTGGATCATCCTCTGGTTAAAGCGGGTATTGCTCTAGGTAAAGGATACTACGGCTCACCAACTACGTCTGATAAGGCTTTGATGCCTTTTTCGACATTGAAGATGGGACCTGGAGATAGCGCAAGAAGCCATACTGCAGATGAATTTATTTATCTGGATGAAATTAAGGATGGTATCGCTACTTATATTAAAATGGTTGAACAAATAGTTTAG
- the argH gene encoding argininosuccinate lyase, with protein MKLWQKDKVSLKEVEKFTVGNDRDLDIYLAPFDVLGSLAHTQMLESIGLLTKDELTQLQAELKNIYQLTTKPDFKLEDGVEDIHSQVELMLTQKLGDIGKKIHSARSRNDQVLVDLKLFLRSEIEKLVGNTKELFDLLITQSEKYKGDLLPGYTHLQLAMPSSFGLWFGAYAESLVDDLITVQAAYEVVNKNPLGSAAGYGSSFPINRTMTTELLGFDSLNHNVVYAQMGRGKTERIVAAAIANIAATLSKLSMDACLYLNQNFAFISFPDELTTGSSIMPHKKNPDVFELIRSHCNRIQALPNEIMMQTTNLPSGYFRDLQLLKEHIIPAFQNLNDCIQMAGLMLSNIQVNKDLLKDEKYKYLFSVEEVNKLVLQGVPFRDAYKQVGLSIEKGDFTYTPEVNHTHEGTIGNLQNAQIQQKMDIIVSRFNFKKIREAFANLLS; from the coding sequence ATGAAGCTCTGGCAAAAAGATAAAGTATCTCTGAAAGAAGTAGAAAAATTTACTGTTGGCAACGATAGGGATCTGGATATTTATTTAGCACCGTTTGATGTGTTAGGTTCTTTGGCGCATACCCAGATGCTGGAGTCTATAGGCTTGTTGACGAAAGATGAATTAACGCAATTACAAGCAGAGCTTAAAAATATTTACCAATTAACCACGAAACCTGATTTTAAATTAGAAGATGGTGTAGAAGATATCCATTCACAAGTTGAATTGATGTTGACGCAGAAGTTAGGGGATATTGGTAAAAAGATTCACAGTGCAAGAAGCAGAAACGATCAGGTTTTAGTTGACTTAAAATTATTTTTAAGAAGTGAAATTGAAAAATTAGTTGGCAATACGAAAGAATTATTTGATCTATTAATTACCCAAAGCGAAAAATATAAAGGCGATCTATTACCTGGCTATACGCATTTACAATTAGCCATGCCTTCATCTTTTGGATTATGGTTTGGGGCGTATGCAGAAAGTCTGGTAGACGATCTGATCACTGTGCAAGCTGCTTACGAAGTAGTAAACAAAAACCCTTTAGGCTCTGCAGCTGGCTATGGCTCTTCGTTTCCGATCAACAGAACAATGACAACTGAGTTGTTGGGCTTTGATAGTTTAAATCACAATGTGGTGTATGCACAAATGGGTAGAGGTAAAACAGAAAGAATTGTTGCTGCTGCCATTGCAAATATTGCAGCTACGCTTTCTAAATTAAGTATGGATGCATGTTTATACTTAAATCAAAATTTTGCATTCATTTCTTTTCCTGATGAATTGACTACAGGCAGCAGCATTATGCCACACAAAAAAAATCCGGATGTATTTGAATTGATACGTTCTCATTGCAATAGAATACAAGCATTACCAAATGAGATCATGATGCAGACAACTAATTTGCCTTCCGGTTATTTCAGAGACTTGCAATTATTGAAAGAACATATTATTCCTGCATTTCAAAATTTGAATGATTGTATTCAAATGGCAGGTTTGATGTTGAGTAATATTCAAGTGAATAAAGATCTGCTGAAAGATGAAAAATATAAATATCTCTTTAGTGTTGAAGAAGTAAATAAATTGGTGTTGCAAGGTGTGCCTTTCAGAGATGCTTATAAACAAGTTGGTCTTTCGATCGAAAAAGGTGACTTTACTTATACTCCTGAAGTGAATCACACACATGAAGGGACGATTGGGAATTTGCAGAATGCTCAAATTCAGCAAAAAATGGATATAATTGTAAGTAGGTTCAATTTTAAGAAGATCAGGGAAGCCTTTGCCAACTTATTAAGTTAA